A genomic window from Pygocentrus nattereri isolate fPygNat1 chromosome 22, fPygNat1.pri, whole genome shotgun sequence includes:
- the LOC108416343 gene encoding C-type lectin domain family 4 member E-like, with the protein MAEEIYDDVSCVELREAAGGERVEKLVEIYMSADAVRPQETNTQRETTTQQTGVRRGSRCSRLAVVCVGLLCVFLLTTNIVLYMYYIRDQTITANLTAERETLLSSIRNLTEERNQLKSSYHNLTEEKEQINNTYRNLTEENHILQTKYDHLVKLIERCWFNELKTFGSSFYFFSTERNNWTESRQDCRKGGADLVIINSREEQMFLIDPKEKRNFWIGLTDTETEDTWKWVDGQPLTDKFWKNNEPNNAGVGGEDCAVFTTALKDSQQTWNDLPCSGKENWICEFNLTNFHLNISTKRY; encoded by the exons atggcagAGGAAATCTATGATGATGTGAGCTGTGTTGAGCTGCGTGAAGCagctggaggagagagagtagagaagTTGGTGGAGATCTATATGAGTGCAGACGCTGTTAGACCTCAGGAGACCAACACACAGAGGGAGACAACAACTCAGCAGACAG GTGTTAGAAGAGGAAGCAGATGTTCCAGActggctgtggtgtgtgtgggtctgctgtgtgttttcctgctgACCACCAACATAGTGCTGTACATGTAtt ATATTAGGGACCAAACCATCACTGCAAACctcactgcagagagagagaccctctTATCCAGTATCAGAAACCTGACTGAAGAAAGAAACCAGCTAAAGAGCAGCTACCACAATCTGACTGAGGAGAAAGagcagataaacaacacttacAGAAACCTCACTGAGGAAAATCACATCTTGCAAACCAAATATGATCATTTAGTGAAGCTGATTG AGAGATGCTGGTTTAATGAACTGAAGACTTTCGGAAGcagtttttactttttctcGACTGAGAGGAACAACTGGACTGAGAGCAGACAGGACTGCAGAAAGGGAGGAGCAGATCTGGTGATCATAAACAGCAGAGAGGAACAG ATGTTCCTCATTGACCCAAAGGAAAAGAGGAATTTCTGGATTGGTCTGACTGATACAGAGACAGAAGACACATGGAAGTGGGTGGACGGCCAACCGCTGACTGACAA ATTCTGGAAGAACAATGAACCCAACAATGCTGGTGTTGGTGGTGAGGACTGTGCTGTTTTCACCACTGCACTCAAAGACAGTCAGCAAACATGGAACGATCTTCCCTGCTCAGGGAAAGAAAACTGGATATGTGAATTCAATCTGACCAACTTCCACCTGAACATTTCAACTAAACGTTATTAG